One window of Streptomyces sp. NBC_00273 genomic DNA carries:
- a CDS encoding thiazolylpeptide-type bacteriocin, which yields MDALDIDFEEFSLEEIAIEDVPDTTGLPVMGASNGASCCRASCSCCSSSS from the coding sequence ATGGACGCTCTGGACATCGACTTCGAGGAGTTCTCCCTCGAAGAGATCGCCATCGAGGATGTGCCCGACACCACCGGCCTGCCGGTGATGGGGGCCTCCAACGGAGCCTCGTGCTGTCGGGCCAGCTGTTCCTGCTGCAGCAGCAGCAGCTGA